The following proteins are encoded in a genomic region of Oceanisphaera profunda:
- a CDS encoding IS3 family transposase (programmed frameshift), whose product MQYQTKRKFSNEFKREAVKLSVSSPKTLAEISSELGVHPNVLSRWRREWIMDKSDSKQDKPVKNEGPDKSLRQLEQENKRLKKKLERAELELDILKKLEGVRYQDTAIKFAFIDRYRSMSWTVLVMCRVLQVSRAGFYCWKQRQREPSVQAERHRSLLAFLLAEAEQQHGIAGYRKLWREAVDQGFACGKNQVQRLLQSVGYRSCVAPKPGHRKHKPGITATPNLLNRQFTVAEENRVWVSDITQIRCEEGWLYLAVIIDLATRQIVGKAQGPVNSAELVIKALKQAWKKQKPDGRELMFHSDQGSQYHCMATMTWLNKRKVTISMSRRGNCWDNACSESFFALLKKEWTRRLGLLTRKEMAEEIHFYITQYYHKVRQHTALGGLTPNAYVQQLNAA is encoded by the exons ATGCAATACCAAACCAAACGTAAATTTAGTAATGAATTTAAGCGGGAAGCCGTTAAACTCTCTGTTTCATCACCTAAAACATTAGCTGAAATCTCCAGTGAGCTGGGGGTGCATCCGAACGTATTAAGCCGTTGGCGTCGAGAGTGGATAATGGACAAATCAGATTCGAAACAGGATAAGCCCGTTAAAAATGAAGGGCCAGATAAAAGCCTGCGTCAGTTAGAGCAAGAGAATAAGCGTCTTAAGAAAAAGCTAGAGCGCGCTGAACTGGAGCTCGATATCTTAAAAAAGCTGGAAG GAGTACGCTACCAAGACACGGCGATAAAATTTGCCTTCATCGACCGGTATCGCAGCATGAGCTGGACGGTACTGGTGATGTGTCGCGTACTCCAGGTATCTCGTGCGGGTTTTTATTGTTGGAAGCAGCGCCAACGAGAGCCTTCGGTTCAGGCGGAGCGTCATCGCAGTCTGCTCGCCTTTTTATTGGCTGAAGCTGAACAGCAACATGGTATTGCGGGTTATCGGAAATTGTGGCGCGAAGCGGTTGACCAAGGCTTTGCTTGTGGTAAGAATCAAGTGCAACGCCTATTACAGAGTGTGGGCTATCGTTCTTGTGTTGCGCCTAAGCCTGGGCATCGTAAACATAAGCCAGGCATCACTGCGACGCCGAATCTGTTAAACCGGCAGTTTACGGTTGCAGAAGAGAACCGTGTTTGGGTGTCAGATATAACTCAAATACGCTGTGAAGAAGGCTGGCTCTATCTGGCCGTAATAATCGATCTTGCTACCAGACAGATAGTGGGCAAGGCTCAAGGGCCGGTTAATAGTGCTGAATTAGTGATTAAGGCCTTAAAGCAGGCTTGGAAGAAGCAGAAGCCTGATGGCCGTGAGCTGATGTTCCACTCAGACCAGGGCAGCCAATATCATTGTATGGCGACCATGACGTGGTTGAATAAACGTAAAGTGACTATCAGCATGTCTCGCCGGGGAAACTGCTGGGATAATGCGTGTTCAGAAAGCTTTTTTGCTTTACTGAAAAAGGAATGGACCCGCCGTTTAGGGCTGTTAACTCGTAAAGAGATGGCAGAAGAAATACACTTCTACATCACGCAGTATTACCACAAAGTAAGACAACACACTGCGCTGGGAGGATTAACCCCCAACGCATATGTGCAGCAACTTAATGCTGCTTAA
- the yegD gene encoding molecular chaperone, with protein MIGFDYGTSNCAVGVMENGAPQLLALGEHGRYISSTLYAPSRDVIVNWLHKKLPLAEQPAFQSQRTRQLQKGQGALRELVLDGYPTELSFGQQALKDYLQEPDEGYYIKSPKSFLGATGLLPQQAELFEDIVAAMMSNIKTLTEARLGRSVNQTVIGRPINFQGLRGEESNRQAIEILTNAAKRVGFKDVEFQFEPVAAGFEYEASLSTETKVLVVDIGGGTTDCSMLLMGPKQAASHDRTADLLSHSGERVGGNDFDIAFALKGIMPSFGLDSMLKIGKPIPANSFWQAMSINNIHNQTEFYSAANARFLEQLVRDAEQPELLKRLLTVQKNKLSYRVVNAAEQSKIGLTDSTEQLVNLSDIDKGLSLNLDREGFAKACNRELSAITALMTDAIAQACCEPDVVFVTGGTAKSPVLNEFLRQQFQHTPIVIGDHFGSVTAGLTRWANKIYS; from the coding sequence ATGATCGGATTTGACTACGGTACTTCAAACTGCGCGGTGGGCGTGATGGAAAACGGCGCGCCGCAGCTGTTGGCGTTGGGCGAGCATGGCCGTTACATCTCGTCCACCTTGTATGCACCGAGTCGAGACGTGATTGTTAACTGGTTACACAAAAAACTGCCTTTGGCTGAGCAACCAGCGTTTCAAAGCCAGCGCACGCGTCAGCTGCAAAAAGGGCAGGGCGCATTGCGCGAGCTGGTGTTAGACGGCTATCCCACCGAATTGTCGTTTGGCCAACAAGCGCTAAAAGATTACCTGCAAGAGCCAGACGAAGGCTATTACATCAAATCCCCTAAGTCGTTTTTGGGTGCTACCGGTTTACTGCCACAACAAGCAGAACTATTTGAAGACATAGTAGCGGCCATGATGAGCAATATTAAAACGCTGACCGAGGCGCGCTTAGGCAGAAGCGTCAACCAAACCGTGATTGGTCGGCCGATTAACTTTCAGGGTTTGCGTGGTGAGGAAAGCAATCGCCAGGCCATTGAAATATTAACCAATGCGGCAAAGCGCGTGGGCTTTAAAGATGTAGAGTTTCAATTTGAACCGGTGGCTGCCGGCTTTGAGTATGAAGCCAGCCTAAGCACAGAGACCAAAGTGTTAGTGGTCGATATTGGCGGCGGTACTACCGACTGCTCAATGCTACTGATGGGCCCCAAACAAGCGGCCTCCCATGACAGAACTGCCGACTTACTCAGCCACAGCGGTGAGCGGGTGGGCGGTAATGACTTTGATATCGCCTTTGCCCTAAAAGGCATAATGCCGAGCTTTGGCTTAGACAGCATGTTGAAAATCGGTAAGCCCATTCCTGCCAACAGCTTTTGGCAGGCAATGTCGATTAACAACATTCATAATCAAACCGAGTTTTATAGCGCCGCCAATGCGCGATTTTTAGAACAGCTGGTTCGTGATGCTGAACAGCCTGAATTACTAAAACGCTTATTAACCGTGCAGAAAAACAAGCTTAGCTATCGGGTAGTGAACGCCGCCGAGCAAAGCAAAATCGGCTTAACGGACAGCACAGAGCAGTTGGTGAATTTATCCGATATCGATAAAGGCTTGAGCTTAAATCTGGACAGAGAAGGTTTTGCCAAGGCTTGTAACCGCGAGCTAAGTGCCATTACCGCGTTAATGACCGATGCCATTGCCCAAGCATGCTGCGAGCCAGACGTGGTGTTTGTGACTGGCGGTACCGCTAAATCTCCGGTATTAAATGAGTTTTTACGCCAGCAGTTTCAACATACGCCCATCGTTATCGGCGACCACTTCGGCAGCGTAACCGCAGGCCTAACCCGCTGGGCGAACAAGATTTACTCTTAA